A genomic region of Candidatus Bathyarchaeota archaeon contains the following coding sequences:
- a CDS encoding P-loop NTPase: protein MKVAVSGKGGVGKTLVAAGLAVSFVKRGFKTIAIDADPSPNLALSLGLSSDEARRIVPISENKELVEAKTGTGYAGVYRLTFTVDDIVRDYAVETPLGVNLIVMGTVRSVGAGCTCPANAVVRSLLRHLVVERGEAVVLDMEAGVEHMGRGTARHVDVMLVVVNANMKSLETAERIHELGIKAGMKRILLVGNKIENEAQKEAIEKFAVENGLIVLDYLPFDPKVVEAEMRGETPLKYNDAIVVRALERLCDKLLQDNI from the coding sequence ATGAAAGTGGCTGTTTCTGGTAAGGGTGGCGTTGGTAAAACGCTCGTCGCTGCCGGGTTAGCTGTTTCCTTTGTTAAGAGGGGGTTTAAGACTATAGCTATTGATGCTGATCCCTCGCCTAACCTTGCTTTGTCGTTGGGTTTATCGTCGGATGAAGCTCGTCGCATTGTGCCTATATCTGAGAATAAAGAGCTTGTGGAGGCGAAGACCGGTACTGGTTATGCAGGTGTTTACCGCCTAACCTTTACCGTAGACGATATTGTCCGCGATTATGCTGTTGAGACTCCTTTAGGTGTGAATTTGATAGTGATGGGAACTGTACGTTCCGTGGGTGCTGGTTGCACTTGTCCGGCTAATGCTGTTGTGCGTTCGCTTTTGAGGCATTTGGTTGTTGAACGTGGCGAGGCGGTTGTTTTGGACATGGAAGCTGGTGTCGAGCATATGGGACGTGGCACGGCCCGACATGTGGATGTTATGCTTGTTGTTGTTAACGCGAACATGAAATCTCTTGAAACCGCAGAACGTATCCATGAATTAGGAATAAAAGCTGGAATGAAACGCATTCTATTGGTTGGAAACAAGATCGAAAATGAGGCTCAGAAAGAGGCTATCGAAAAATTTGCAGTGGAAAACGGTTTAATAGTCTTGGATTATCTGCCTTTTGATCCCAAAGTTGTTGAGGCTGAAATGCGGGGGGAAACCCCCTTAAAATATAACGATGCTATAGTAGTGAGAGCTCTTGAGAGACTATGTGACAAACTTTTGCAAGATAACATATAA
- a CDS encoding AAA family ATPase, with the protein MKILVTMGRGGTGKTSFVALVTKYFIELGESPLLLVDADPDQNLGEMVGVDLHAAGKKSISELLVETFLEEGGTTVGVPPTERIESRIWAQGMYESEHFDFIALGTKWVEGCYCLPNAALKGALESLTKNYKYVLIDSPAGLEHLNRRITSKVDDIFDVIDPSKKSFDHVERAFRVAREVKIAFRNFYVVGGFRFPESLEEKAKKTLQFRFLGRVAYDENVEEYVLAGRSLLEISPDTPAYVSVKKIMENAGYCKT; encoded by the coding sequence GTGAAAATATTAGTCACGATGGGACGGGGTGGAACGGGCAAAACAAGTTTTGTAGCTCTAGTGACAAAATACTTTATTGAGCTTGGGGAGAGTCCGCTACTTTTAGTGGACGCCGACCCTGACCAAAACTTGGGAGAAATGGTAGGCGTAGATCTTCACGCGGCCGGCAAAAAATCCATTTCAGAGCTTCTTGTGGAAACATTTCTTGAAGAAGGCGGAACTACTGTCGGTGTTCCGCCAACCGAGCGGATTGAAAGCCGCATTTGGGCTCAGGGAATGTATGAAAGTGAACATTTCGATTTCATAGCTCTTGGAACAAAATGGGTTGAGGGTTGCTATTGCCTCCCAAACGCAGCTTTAAAAGGAGCTTTAGAGTCGCTTACAAAGAACTACAAATACGTCCTAATAGATTCTCCAGCCGGATTGGAACACCTTAACAGGAGAATAACCTCCAAGGTGGATGATATTTTTGACGTTATTGATCCTTCTAAGAAATCTTTTGACCATGTTGAACGGGCCTTTCGAGTGGCAAGAGAAGTGAAAATAGCGTTTAGAAACTTTTATGTTGTCGGTGGTTTTCGCTTTCCTGAAAGCTTAGAAGAAAAAGCCAAGAAAACTCTACAGTTCAGGTTTCTAGGAAGGGTTGCCTACGACGAAAATGTGGAGGAGTATGTACTTGCCGGAAGATCACTGCTGGAAATCTCGCCAGACACGCCTGCATATGTTTCGGTTAAAAAGATAATGGAAAATGCTGGTTACTGCAAAACATAG